The following coding sequences lie in one Polynucleobacter asymbioticus genomic window:
- a CDS encoding electron transfer flavoprotein subunit beta/FixA family protein: protein MKILVAIKRVVDYNVKIRVKSDNSGVDLANVKMSMNPFDEIAVEEAVRLKEAGIATEIVVVSAGPTQCQETLRTALAIGADRAILVETDAELQPLAVAKILQALSEKEQAQIVILGKQAIDDDSNQTGQMLASLMDIPQATFASKVVVADGKASVTREVDGGLETIAITLPAVITTDLRLNEPRYVTLPNIMKAKKKTLEIVKPEELGVDIASRLKTLKVEDPPKRSAGVMVADVAALVDKLKNEAKVI from the coding sequence ATGAAAATCTTAGTAGCAATAAAGCGTGTTGTAGATTACAACGTCAAAATTCGAGTAAAGTCAGATAACTCTGGTGTCGATCTGGCAAACGTCAAAATGAGCATGAACCCATTTGATGAGATTGCCGTTGAAGAGGCTGTGCGCCTGAAAGAGGCCGGCATTGCAACTGAGATAGTAGTGGTGTCCGCTGGACCAACCCAATGTCAAGAAACACTACGCACTGCTTTAGCGATCGGTGCAGACCGAGCTATTTTGGTGGAGACTGATGCTGAGTTACAGCCTTTAGCCGTCGCAAAAATTCTCCAAGCACTTTCTGAAAAAGAGCAGGCGCAGATCGTGATCCTGGGTAAACAGGCGATTGATGATGACAGCAATCAGACCGGTCAGATGTTGGCTAGCTTGATGGATATTCCTCAGGCGACATTTGCCTCCAAAGTAGTGGTTGCTGATGGTAAAGCGAGTGTGACGCGTGAGGTCGATGGTGGTCTAGAGACCATTGCTATTACCTTGCCTGCAGTCATTACTACCGACTTACGTTTAAATGAGCCACGTTATGTCACTTTGCCTAACATCATGAAGGCAAAGAAGAAGACCTTAGAAATTGTGAAGCCAGAAGAGCTTGGTGTTGACATTGCCTCACGCCTGAAGACTCTCAAAGTAGAAGATCCGCCTAAGCGCTCTGCTGGTGTGATGGTGGCTGATGTGGCTGCCTTAGTCGATAAACTTAAAAATGAAGCGAAGGTGATTTAA
- a CDS encoding histone deacetylase family protein gives MTTGYITHPDFLKHEMGSHHPECPERIQAINDQLIRSGIDRFLHHLDAPLATEDQLELVHSPDHIAFVKERSPASGYFMLDGDTIMNPHTWSAALRAAGAAIAGVDAVMKGEVDNVFCAIRPPGHHAEPTRSMGFCVFDNVAVAARYAMETYGIERVAIIDFDVHHGNGTEAAFFNDPNVLMCSFFQHPFYPYSGLDGANNMVNVPLPASTRGDVVRSIVEEQWMPRLRDFEPELIIISAGFDAHREDDLGQMGLVEDDYAWITKQLKGVANQYAQGRIVSCLEGGYNLSALGRSVVAHVKALADI, from the coding sequence ATGACAACAGGATACATAACTCACCCAGATTTTCTAAAACATGAGATGGGTAGCCATCATCCCGAGTGCCCTGAGCGGATTCAGGCAATCAATGATCAATTGATTCGTAGTGGCATCGACCGCTTTCTGCACCACTTGGATGCACCATTAGCAACTGAAGATCAGCTGGAGTTAGTCCATAGTCCAGATCATATTGCCTTTGTTAAAGAGCGCTCACCAGCCAGTGGTTATTTCATGCTCGATGGTGACACTATTATGAACCCCCATACTTGGAGCGCTGCACTACGTGCAGCAGGTGCTGCAATTGCGGGTGTTGATGCAGTAATGAAGGGTGAGGTTGACAATGTATTTTGCGCCATTCGCCCACCAGGACATCATGCGGAGCCGACCCGCTCCATGGGATTTTGTGTCTTTGATAATGTCGCTGTAGCAGCTCGGTATGCGATGGAGACTTACGGTATCGAACGTGTGGCCATCATCGATTTTGATGTGCATCACGGTAACGGTACTGAAGCAGCATTTTTCAATGACCCTAATGTCCTAATGTGTAGCTTCTTTCAGCATCCGTTTTATCCATACAGCGGCTTGGATGGAGCAAACAATATGGTGAATGTGCCGCTTCCTGCCTCTACACGGGGTGATGTAGTGCGCTCGATAGTGGAAGAGCAGTGGATGCCGCGTCTACGGGACTTTGAGCCAGAGCTCATCATCATCTCCGCAGGCTTTGATGCTCACCGTGAGGATGATTTAGGGCAGATGGGCTTAGTAGAGGACGACTATGCTTGGATTACCAAACAGCTTAAAGGGGTTGCCAACCAGTATGCTCAAGGCCGCATCGTTAGTTGCCTAGAGGGTGGTTACAACCTTTCTGCTTTAGGTCGAAGTGTGGTGGCGCACGTTAAGGCGCTAGCCGATATCTAG
- a CDS encoding lytic murein transglycosylase yields MNFRVSYLASILSIALLLGACSSAPVQQASPTETIVNQSEDTATEARFSQNLNQLIAQVAQTQGIPQASLESGFSDAKTIPSIRKLVLPPSGSFKKNWVAYRKRFIEPVRLKAGKAFWEQNQAFLNKVEQESGVPAEVIVSIIGIETIYGRQTGNFRVKDVLSTLAFSYPDTPNKASREQLFKDQLQELILMCWTEGGGSLPAKNSTQGLNPVRFNACLNQNSSYAGAMGLPQFMPSSIRSFAVDGDGDGRIDLKQSPKDAIASVANFMRKHGWQPGMPIYFPVQDGAISEARALADGEPQLKYTIQDLITKGILTKEQGDLQAGGVEPQSKALIVDLPYPDKDGNDQVRYVVGLNNFLTIVQYNRSYFYAQSVAEFAEALGYKNQSVVTAPASKVKSETKSGEPAKPKPKKPANKKKQKQA; encoded by the coding sequence ATGAATTTTCGTGTCTCCTACCTTGCTTCAATACTATCAATAGCGCTACTACTTGGCGCCTGTTCCAGCGCCCCCGTTCAGCAAGCTAGCCCTACAGAGACTATCGTAAACCAGTCCGAGGATACTGCGACAGAAGCTCGATTTAGCCAAAACCTCAACCAGTTAATTGCGCAAGTTGCTCAAACCCAGGGAATCCCTCAGGCGAGCCTGGAATCAGGCTTCTCAGATGCCAAAACGATTCCATCCATTCGCAAACTGGTACTACCCCCGTCGGGTAGCTTTAAAAAGAATTGGGTAGCCTATCGTAAGCGCTTTATTGAGCCGGTCCGCCTGAAGGCAGGCAAAGCGTTTTGGGAACAAAACCAGGCATTCCTGAATAAAGTTGAGCAAGAATCAGGCGTTCCGGCTGAGGTCATTGTCTCCATTATTGGGATTGAAACCATCTATGGCCGCCAAACTGGAAATTTCCGGGTAAAGGATGTGCTTTCTACGCTTGCCTTCAGCTACCCAGATACACCCAATAAGGCAAGTCGCGAACAGCTTTTTAAAGATCAGCTTCAGGAACTGATCCTCATGTGCTGGACTGAGGGTGGCGGAAGCCTTCCTGCAAAGAACAGTACTCAAGGATTAAATCCGGTGCGATTTAATGCCTGCCTTAATCAAAATAGCTCCTACGCTGGCGCAATGGGTTTGCCGCAATTCATGCCAAGTAGTATTCGCAGCTTTGCTGTAGATGGTGATGGTGATGGGCGCATTGACCTCAAGCAAAGTCCTAAAGATGCTATTGCTAGCGTGGCCAATTTCATGAGAAAACATGGCTGGCAGCCTGGCATGCCGATTTACTTCCCCGTGCAGGATGGAGCAATCAGTGAAGCGAGAGCCTTAGCAGACGGTGAGCCGCAACTCAAATACACCATTCAAGATCTCATCACAAAAGGTATCTTGACTAAAGAACAGGGCGACCTGCAAGCAGGTGGCGTTGAGCCGCAAAGCAAGGCACTTATTGTCGATCTTCCCTACCCCGATAAGGATGGCAATGATCAAGTTCGTTATGTAGTTGGCTTGAATAATTTTTTAACGATTGTACAGTACAACCGCAGCTACTTTTACGCGCAAAGTGTTGCTGAGTTTGCAGAAGCTCTAGGATACAAAAATCAAAGCGTCGTTACTGCTCCAGCAAGCAAAGTGAAGTCAGAAACAAAGTCAGGTGAGCCAGCCAAACCCAAACCGAAGAAGCCTGCTAACAAGAAAAAACAAAAGCAGGCTTAA
- the cysM gene encoding cysteine synthase CysM produces the protein MSTPSYLTISQTVGNTPLVRLQRIPGAENDSKNNLILGKLEGNNPAGSVKDRPALSMILRAQERGEIKPGDTLIEATSGNTGIALAMTAAMLGYKMVLVMPENQSIERRQSMAAYGAELILTAASGGMEFARDYALQLQKEGRGRLLDQFANPDNPRAHIETTGPEIWRDTDGQVTHFVSSMGTTGTITGVSTYLKSMNPNIQIIGAQPEEGSQIPGIRKWAPEYLPKIYQGDKVDRIEYVSQADAEEMARRLAAEEGIFCGISAGGALVVALRIARQVENATIVFIVCDRGDRYLSTGVFPA, from the coding sequence ATGAGCACACCTTCCTACTTAACTATTTCACAGACCGTGGGTAATACACCCCTGGTTCGTTTACAACGCATTCCTGGCGCAGAAAACGATTCTAAAAATAATCTGATCTTAGGAAAGTTGGAGGGTAATAATCCAGCCGGGTCGGTGAAAGACCGACCTGCGCTGTCGATGATCCTGCGCGCACAAGAGCGCGGCGAAATCAAACCTGGCGACACCCTCATTGAGGCTACCAGCGGTAATACGGGCATTGCCTTGGCAATGACTGCTGCGATGTTGGGTTACAAGATGGTTTTGGTGATGCCTGAAAATCAAAGTATTGAACGTCGACAAAGTATGGCTGCTTACGGTGCTGAGTTAATTTTGACAGCAGCCTCTGGTGGCATGGAGTTTGCTCGCGACTATGCATTGCAATTGCAGAAAGAGGGTCGCGGAAGATTGTTGGATCAATTTGCAAATCCAGATAACCCCCGCGCTCATATCGAGACCACTGGCCCAGAAATCTGGCGTGATACTGATGGCCAAGTTACCCACTTTGTTTCATCGATGGGTACTACTGGAACCATTACCGGAGTCTCCACTTATCTCAAGTCCATGAATCCCAATATTCAGATTATTGGCGCGCAACCAGAAGAAGGTTCTCAGATTCCAGGTATTCGTAAATGGGCTCCAGAGTACCTGCCTAAGATTTATCAAGGCGACAAGGTTGATCGTATTGAATATGTCAGTCAAGCAGATGCAGAAGAGATGGCTCGCCGTCTTGCGGCCGAAGAGGGTATCTTCTGCGGTATTTCAGCTGGGGGTGCTTTAGTAGTTGCCTTGCGCATCGCTCGCCAGGTTGAGAATGCAACGATTGTATTTATCGTCTGCGACCGTGGTGACCGTTATCTTTCTACTGGGGTTTTCCCAGCGTAA
- a CDS encoding ComEA family DNA-binding protein: MNQLLKSLVFSALVAVSALATASPVNVNTATQSELESIKGIGPSKAKTIIAERLDGGHYQDANDLQKRVRGIGMKSVEKMVDNGLTIEAPSSFREPHGRTNKEGSKASRRSSRGQSGSRHHSDRAEPSRRN, translated from the coding sequence ATGAATCAATTATTAAAGTCTTTGGTATTTTCGGCATTAGTGGCTGTCTCTGCATTGGCTACAGCTTCACCAGTGAATGTCAATACTGCAACTCAGTCTGAGTTGGAGAGTATTAAGGGTATTGGGCCATCTAAAGCGAAAACCATTATTGCGGAGCGCTTAGATGGGGGTCATTACCAGGATGCGAATGACCTGCAAAAACGGGTTCGCGGAATTGGTATGAAATCCGTGGAAAAGATGGTGGATAACGGTTTAACTATTGAGGCCCCGAGCTCTTTTCGTGAACCGCACGGCAGGACTAATAAAGAGGGTTCCAAGGCTAGCAGACGTAGCTCACGCGGTCAAAGTGGTTCGCGTCATCATTCGGATCGTGCGGAACCAAGTCGCCGAAATTAA
- the rfaD gene encoding ADP-glyceromanno-heptose 6-epimerase produces the protein MTIIVTGAAGFIGANIVQALNARGEKNIIAVDDLRPADKYRNLADLDIIDYLDKDEFLEAFRSGRFGKVRAVFHEGACSDTMETDGIFMMANNYRYTMDLLDICTEQKVQLLYASSAATYGGSDVFVESREHEKPLNIYGYSKFLFDQVMRKRFAEKANTAQVVGFRYFNVYGPRESHKGRMASVAFHQYHQYKANGKVKLFGEYGGYAAGEQSRDFVSVEDVVKVNLYFLDHPEISGIFNLGSGRAQPFNDVAHAVANAMRKIDHANPASLEELVKEKAIEYIPFPDALKGKYQCFTQADLTKLRAAGYSEPFLNVEQGVSRYIAWLSANADFLASPL, from the coding sequence ATGACAATTATCGTTACTGGCGCTGCTGGCTTTATTGGTGCCAATATTGTTCAGGCGCTCAATGCGCGTGGTGAGAAAAATATTATTGCGGTCGATGATTTACGTCCCGCTGATAAGTATCGCAATCTAGCGGACTTAGACATCATTGACTACCTTGATAAAGACGAATTTCTGGAGGCATTTAGAAGTGGTCGTTTTGGCAAGGTGAGGGCAGTGTTTCATGAAGGAGCTTGCTCCGATACGATGGAAACCGACGGCATCTTCATGATGGCGAATAATTATCGTTACACCATGGACTTGCTCGATATCTGCACAGAGCAAAAAGTGCAATTGCTTTACGCCTCTTCGGCAGCAACCTACGGTGGCTCCGACGTGTTTGTAGAGAGTCGTGAGCATGAGAAGCCATTAAATATTTATGGTTACTCCAAATTCCTATTTGACCAAGTGATGCGTAAGCGTTTTGCTGAAAAAGCTAATACTGCTCAGGTGGTTGGTTTCCGCTACTTTAATGTGTACGGTCCACGTGAATCACATAAAGGTCGAATGGCTTCAGTAGCATTCCATCAATATCACCAATACAAAGCCAATGGCAAAGTAAAGCTTTTTGGTGAATATGGTGGCTATGCTGCTGGTGAGCAGAGTCGTGACTTTGTATCAGTTGAAGATGTGGTGAAAGTAAATTTATATTTCTTGGATCACCCAGAAATCAGCGGTATCTTCAACCTCGGCAGCGGTCGTGCGCAACCATTTAACGATGTTGCTCATGCAGTAGCCAATGCCATGCGCAAAATTGATCATGCCAATCCTGCTAGCTTAGAAGAGTTGGTTAAAGAAAAAGCGATTGAATACATTCCGTTTCCGGATGCGCTCAAAGGTAAGTACCAGTGTTTTACACAAGCGGATTTAACTAAGTTGCGTGCCGCTGGATACTCAGAGCCCTTCCTCAATGTGGAGCAGGGTGTCAGCCGTTATATAGCTTGGCTATCAGCCAATGCAGATTTCTTGGCGAGCCCGCTTTAA
- the rfaE1 gene encoding D-glycero-beta-D-manno-heptose-7-phosphate kinase, with the protein MEKANREQFSKARLLVVGDVMLDRYWFGDTNRISPEAPVPVVQVGKIDERLGGAANVARNVAALGAKTTILGVIGDDEPGHRVTELLKSSGVDSQLEVDGKVPTTVKLRVIARQQQLIRLDFEEAPSESALAHKLERYEKLVGDADVVILSDYGKGALGQVALMIEQARAQKKMILVDPKGDDYAKYRGATVLTPNRSELRQVVGQWTSEEDLTKRAQDLRKSLNLEALLLTRSEEGMSLFTEAGVSHVKAQAREVFDVSGAGDTVIGTLAVALAAGWPLERAMALANRAGGIVVGKLGTATVTSEELQ; encoded by the coding sequence GTGGAAAAAGCCAACCGAGAACAATTTTCTAAAGCCCGCTTATTGGTAGTGGGCGATGTCATGCTGGATCGCTATTGGTTTGGTGATACGAATCGGATCTCTCCAGAGGCACCGGTGCCAGTTGTTCAGGTTGGTAAGATTGATGAACGTTTGGGTGGTGCGGCTAACGTGGCGCGTAACGTTGCAGCCCTTGGCGCAAAGACAACGATTTTGGGTGTGATTGGTGACGATGAGCCAGGACATCGCGTTACCGAGTTGCTGAAGTCAAGCGGTGTAGATAGTCAGCTTGAAGTCGATGGCAAAGTGCCAACCACTGTGAAGCTGCGCGTCATTGCAAGACAGCAACAATTGATTCGTTTAGATTTTGAAGAAGCTCCTAGTGAGTCAGCGCTAGCGCATAAGTTAGAGCGTTATGAAAAGCTTGTTGGTGATGCTGATGTCGTGATTTTGTCTGACTATGGCAAAGGTGCGTTGGGCCAAGTTGCCTTAATGATTGAGCAGGCGCGTGCCCAGAAGAAAATGATCCTAGTCGACCCAAAGGGTGATGACTATGCTAAGTACCGCGGTGCCACCGTACTCACTCCAAACCGAAGTGAACTCCGTCAGGTAGTTGGTCAATGGACCAGTGAAGAGGATCTCACTAAGAGAGCGCAAGACCTCAGAAAGTCATTAAACCTCGAAGCTTTATTGCTGACCCGCTCAGAAGAGGGTATGAGTTTATTCACAGAGGCGGGCGTCAGTCACGTTAAGGCGCAAGCGCGTGAAGTATTTGATGTATCAGGCGCAGGGGATACGGTCATCGGCACTCTCGCAGTGGCATTAGCAGCAGGTTGGCCGCTTGAAAGAGCGATGGCTTTAGCGAATCGTGCGGGTGGTATTGTGGTTGGTAAATTGGGTACCGCTACCGTTACTTCAGAGGAATTGCAATGA
- a CDS encoding UDP-glucose dehydrogenase family protein, with amino-acid sequence MKVTIIGSGYVGLVTGACLAEQGNSVFCVDVDPKKIEILNSGGVPIYEPGLKEMIERNRAAGRLQFSTDIAASVAHGDIQFIAVGTPPDEDGSADLQYVVAAARNIGRHMTTPKVIVDKSTVPVGTADKVQAAITEELQKRSLSPELCSVVSNPEFLKEGAAVEDFMRPDRIVIGTQSTPAGLRAKEQMRKLYAPFNRHHERTYYMDVKSAELTKYAANAMLATRISFMNELANLADLVGADIEAVRQGIGSDSRIGYGFLYSGTGYGGSCFPKDVSALSKTAIEYGRDLKILDAVEAVNEAQKYILVEKIEKRFGADLKGKKFAMWGLAFKPNTDDMREAPSRVIIQELVKRGAQIVAHDPVAMPETQHCLEVDFKGNPEGLKQVSLVDDPMAATQGADALVIVTEWKAFRSPDFDLLKAKLKNPIIFDGRNLYEPQAMQELGIEYQGIGRHN; translated from the coding sequence TTGAAAGTCACTATCATCGGCAGCGGTTACGTTGGTCTTGTTACGGGCGCCTGCCTAGCGGAGCAAGGTAATAGCGTCTTTTGTGTGGACGTAGATCCCAAGAAGATTGAGATTCTCAACTCTGGCGGTGTTCCCATTTATGAGCCAGGCCTCAAAGAGATGATTGAGCGCAATCGCGCGGCGGGGCGTTTGCAGTTCTCTACTGACATTGCTGCTTCAGTTGCTCATGGCGATATTCAATTTATTGCCGTTGGTACCCCTCCTGATGAAGATGGTTCTGCTGATCTGCAGTACGTCGTAGCAGCAGCCCGAAATATTGGTCGCCATATGACCACCCCTAAGGTGATTGTCGATAAATCGACTGTGCCAGTAGGCACTGCTGATAAGGTGCAAGCCGCTATTACTGAAGAGCTCCAAAAGAGAAGTCTCTCCCCAGAGCTGTGCTCCGTAGTTTCTAATCCCGAGTTTCTGAAAGAGGGTGCAGCTGTAGAAGACTTTATGCGCCCAGATCGTATTGTGATTGGTACACAAAGCACCCCGGCTGGTCTGCGTGCTAAGGAACAAATGCGCAAACTTTACGCCCCCTTTAACCGCCACCATGAGCGTACCTACTACATGGATGTGAAGAGTGCTGAGCTTACTAAATACGCAGCCAATGCGATGTTAGCCACCCGCATCTCTTTTATGAACGAGTTAGCGAATCTGGCTGACTTGGTTGGAGCGGATATTGAAGCAGTGCGCCAAGGCATTGGTTCGGACTCTCGTATTGGTTACGGGTTTTTATACTCCGGTACTGGTTATGGCGGCTCTTGCTTTCCAAAGGATGTTTCTGCCCTGTCGAAGACTGCGATTGAGTATGGTCGCGATTTGAAGATTCTCGATGCTGTTGAGGCGGTGAACGAAGCTCAAAAGTACATCCTCGTAGAGAAGATTGAAAAACGCTTTGGTGCCGACCTGAAGGGTAAGAAGTTCGCCATGTGGGGTTTAGCATTTAAACCGAATACCGACGATATGCGCGAAGCCCCTAGTCGAGTCATTATTCAAGAGCTAGTCAAGCGAGGTGCCCAGATCGTAGCTCATGACCCAGTAGCGATGCCAGAAACTCAGCACTGCCTAGAAGTGGACTTTAAAGGCAATCCAGAAGGTCTCAAACAGGTTAGTTTGGTGGATGATCCAATGGCAGCCACCCAAGGTGCTGATGCCCTAGTGATAGTCACTGAGTGGAAAGCCTTCCGTAGTCCGGATTTTGATCTTCTGAAAGCCAAATTGAAGAACCCCATCATCTTTGATGGCCGTAATCTGTATGAGCCACAAGCTATGCAAGAATTAGGCATTGAGTACCAGGGTATTGGTCGTCATAATTAA
- the lapB gene encoding lipopolysaccharide assembly protein LapB, with protein sequence MIQIATSWLLLLPVMFAIGWLASRWDLHLENRMDERERMRQQRSTFKGLSLLLNEQPDQAIETLVKIAQLDPETIELHFALGNLFRRRGETERAIRVHQHLANRDDLKPRDRDHAAYELGRDFLRAGLLDRAEASLNRVGEGKFAAPAKESLLEMYQIERDWKKAIIAASELEGLQGKSHHTEIAQFHCEIGQEALRRKDLPEVEQSVQLALQVVPHHARALILQGDYLIAMDRPAQAIEVWAVIAKTHPAYMHLLADRWMAAHTALNKADEGLSALCELLKTQASGELLDIVQKHMTQIRGAQAAEVMLVEVMQHSPSLSALSKLAETRLALAESNGTPERVSDLQATLSLLKQRTTSLARYTCGNCGFRARRFYWQCPGCNHWEAYSPRRSEGAVPSGPSM encoded by the coding sequence ATGATTCAGATCGCAACCTCCTGGCTACTGTTATTACCAGTCATGTTTGCTATTGGTTGGCTGGCTTCGCGCTGGGATCTCCATCTTGAAAACCGTATGGATGAACGTGAGCGTATGCGTCAGCAACGCTCCACATTTAAAGGTTTAAGCCTTTTATTAAATGAACAGCCAGACCAAGCGATTGAAACCTTGGTCAAGATTGCTCAGCTCGATCCCGAAACTATTGAACTTCATTTTGCTTTAGGTAATTTATTCCGTCGCCGCGGCGAAACTGAGCGTGCCATTCGAGTTCACCAGCACTTGGCTAATCGTGATGACTTAAAGCCACGCGATCGAGATCATGCCGCTTATGAATTGGGCCGTGATTTTCTCCGAGCTGGATTATTAGACCGTGCTGAAGCTTCATTAAATCGCGTGGGTGAAGGCAAGTTTGCAGCGCCTGCAAAAGAGAGTTTGTTGGAGATGTACCAAATTGAGCGGGATTGGAAAAAAGCCATTATTGCCGCCAGTGAGCTAGAAGGCTTGCAAGGAAAATCCCATCACACGGAAATTGCTCAGTTTCATTGCGAGATTGGTCAAGAGGCACTACGTCGCAAGGATTTGCCAGAGGTTGAGCAATCGGTGCAATTAGCATTGCAGGTAGTTCCCCACCATGCGCGCGCATTGATTTTGCAGGGTGATTATTTAATTGCCATGGATCGCCCAGCCCAGGCAATTGAGGTATGGGCCGTGATTGCGAAAACACATCCTGCCTATATGCATTTACTTGCGGATCGTTGGATGGCGGCACACACTGCGCTAAATAAAGCAGATGAAGGCTTAAGTGCACTTTGTGAGCTATTAAAAACCCAGGCTTCTGGTGAGTTGCTCGATATTGTGCAAAAGCATATGACTCAAATTCGTGGCGCACAAGCTGCGGAAGTGATGCTCGTTGAGGTGATGCAACATTCACCAAGCTTGAGTGCGCTCTCCAAGTTGGCTGAGACCCGTTTGGCCTTGGCGGAGAGCAACGGTACGCCAGAGCGGGTATCGGATTTGCAGGCTACATTAAGTTTATTAAAGCAGCGCACAACCAGTTTGGCTCGTTACACCTGCGGTAACTGTGGTTTTAGGGCGAGACGTTTTTACTGGCAGTGTCCGGGTTGCAATCACTGGGAGGCATACTCCCCGAGACGCAGCGAAGGAGCCGTTCCTAGCGGCCCTTCAATGTAA